One genomic window of Notamacropus eugenii isolate mMacEug1 chromosome 6, mMacEug1.pri_v2, whole genome shotgun sequence includes the following:
- the FGFBP2 gene encoding fibroblast growth factor-binding protein 2 has protein sequence MPSWTCLLLVVVCCLGALGQTPRQKKINPGEEIHFQTKGKDACTMRVSNQGEIHLRLECRNQGRASWCEYSGKPGLCGAFVSNPTLYWSQVVLGLRKLSEPCLAAPVLRPTMCQAAGPEAQLKQEASSLKDTHLSSQQSEAPRPSKLGPRSEGPPQKDSQEAQIGKRSTKKAGKVKPTAPPPVKSTQKEEEAMRMAKEYCWEPLQKICSFIIGIFLG, from the coding sequence ATGCCATCTTGGACCTGCCTTCTGCTAGTGGTGGTGTGTTGTCTTGGAGCTTTGGGACAGACCCCAAGGCAGAAGAAAATCAATCCTGGGGAAGAGATTCACTTTCAAACAAAGGGCAAAGATGCTTGTACGATGCGGGTCAGCAATCAGGGTGAAATCCACCTGAGGCTCGAGTGCAGGAATCAGGGCCGAGCCTCCTGGTGTGAGTACAGTGGGAAGCCTGGGCTGTGTGGGGCCTTCGTCAGTAATCCAACTCTCTACTGGAGCCAGGTGGTGCTGGGCTTGAGGAAGCTGAGTGAGCCCTGCCTGGCAGCCCCAGTGCTGAGGCCCACAATGTGCCAGGCAGCTGGACCTGAGGCACAGCTCAAGCAGGAGGCTTCCAGCCTGAAGGATACTCACCTCTCCAGCCAGCAGTCTGAAGCTCCTAGGCCTTCAAAACTAGGGCCCAGGTCCGAGGGACCACCCCAAAAAGACTCCCAGGAAGCCCAGATAGGCAAAAGGTCTActaagaaggctggaaaagtcAAGCCCACTGCCCCACCTCCAGTGAAATCAACCCAAAAGGAGGAGGAGGCCATGAGAATGGCAAAAGAATACTGTTGGGAGCCCTTGCAAAAGATCTGTTCTTTTATCATTGGCATCTTTCTGGGCTGA